GAGACTTTGTACATATTACCAGGCCTTTAATGTAGTGACTATTAATATTCTGATGAGATATTATTAAGGGAGGAGGAGCTTTTACCACTCCACCACAATCTTATGGTTTCTAATGAGATATTATTAAGAGTCGTATAATTTTCATTTAAGTGATGTttaataaaactgaaaattaagtgctgaaaaaataagtactgaattttaagtgctgaatattataagtgttgaaCGTATTGAATGATATAACTTTTAtcaaaaatattagttgataatatttaacttaaaatgttaaattaaatattttaacttatcaaaataagtgatttttaacttaattaaataatttaagtggtggagaaacaaccgttatcaaactcatttaaattaaataagtgcttaacattttagTTGATGTATGTTGAAATTTTAagctaaatttaaattttttattaataaattttttattaatatagacaggctgtttgtcttaagagtcagaatctcattaaagccatcttgaggcttcgtcctgccttcgattctcttaccttctcccatatttatagggagcaaaacagcgtggcggatcgcttggcagctgctgggcatgggggggatgttaggtgtttctaccctttccgttcctccttcttttctgttaccttctcttcttgaggataggattggggtcagtcttcctagactgatcccgggttaggtttttgtttgtttgtttttttttcttcccttcttaccaaaaaaataaataaattttaacagTCCAACCAAACGGATTTTATTACACGCTGTTGTTTACCGCTCAGGTAATAACCCAAGTAGGGGTGAGcggaaccgaaccgaaaacccgAAGACCGAAAAAACCGCATCAAACCAGACTGAattatattttggtttggtttggtcctaatttttaagctagtttggtataggttcggttcggtttggtccGATCCAAAACCGAATAAAACCAAATCGAAATACAATATGTACTACTCTTaattttaaagttttaaattaattaactaattatatatagaaaagaaaaaacaattaaacatgttttttctctctcaactaattatatatataaaaaaaataattatatgattattttctttatataattatttagttaGTGAAGGTACAAGTAGTTATAGATCTCTAGTGCTTTGTTTGGTCCAAACATGAACCAAATCGGATCGGACCGAAATAATTTGGTTCGGTCCAGatcaaatcaaattataatttgatttggTTTGTTCCTAAAAAATAGAGGTAATTTGGTTTGATCCAATTCGATTTTGTTTGGTTTTTAGACCGGACCGGACCATGCTTACCCCTAAACCCAAGCCCAGTTGTTTGTTTTCCTCATCTTCTTTCAGTAGTTCTCCCAAATTAGCTTCCCGTTCCTCTTCCTCGATCTTCCTCCTATTCTATTCGTCGTAACTTGAGCTTCCATCTCCATATTTCAGGCCAAATCGGGACTCCATCCTTTCGTTCAACTCCACTTCCTGCTCATTACCactaattttttacttttaaggttaGATTTGAAGGGAAATTGAAAATCTACTTTCTCGAATTGCTTAGATAGTTTGCTATTGAGTTTGAATGGTTCTGTAATCTGTTGAATTTGTTTCTTTTTCGGTGGCGATCAATGTTCAATGATCAATTTTATATGCTAACTTTGGATCCTGTTATGTATGTACTATGTACTGCTTCACTGCCATTGAAATCAAACCTCTATCGTTGGTTATTAAGCTCCAATAACCAAACCAGCAGCATGTTAccagcacaaaaaaaaaaaaagtattcatGTTTGTTCGGAATCGCAATGTTGGTTGATAAATTAAAACTCTGATTTAAAAGTTCATGTAGCGTTCGCTGTTTATTTTAATAGCTCTTGTTAAAAGCCTATTAAATCAAATGATACTCATATAATTGTGCAGTTTCCCTGTTTTTCTATTCAATTTTTTCTTCATCATCCAAGCATTTGATTTGCAGATTTTGTTCCCCTAGAAAGCAATATCTCTCTATTTCTCTTGATATATGTGTTTATGTATGTATATCCAATTACTTATTTGCAATGTTTCTCTGTATTTGCAGTTTAACGGAGCCTGACACAAGCAAgacaaagaaaatgaagaagagaAATCAAACAAATGCTATGGATAGCAAGGACCATGAGTGGTCTTTCAAAAATATTATGAAAGACATTGAAAATTTCGGTATTTTCCTTTTCCTGCTTTTGTTTCTACTCACTGTTTATATGCATGTTGTTAGATCAACAAGATTACGTTCAATGTGCAACTGTATTGTTGTGGTTCCTTATAACTTGCCATTATATCTGTTTCATTCTATTATATTCCTTAATGACTCTGCATTTGCTTGTGTTTCCTGGAAGCTATTTATGCTTCTGCTAGTTCTGCTAAATGTTATGTCCAAATTATTGAACACATACTTAGTCCTAATGTTTCCAATGTTGAAATCGCATATCAAGTAGGATAATTCCGATTTTTCCATTTTGGTATATGTTTGTTAGACATCAACGTTAAGTATGCCAAAATGAGTCATGCTGGATTACTTTCCATGTATAAGTATTAGGAGACAAAGACATTTCGAGTTGTACTGATTTCGAGCAAGCTTTGTTTGATAAATGAATTTATTCGATGAAATAAGGTTTGGCATCTTCTTCTCTTTGAATTTGTTTAAGATATATGAAATATACGTTTGAAGAATCTAAGTTTGGGGTGAACTAGTGTTTAGCAAGATCCATTAATTTCAGAGTTCtccttttaaaataattttaacacTACACAATGTGGCTGCTATAAGGGTTAATGCTTTGACTCCATCACAAACAGTATTACAACACAACTAGATGTATTATTTTCAGGTCCTTGTGCAGCTGAATACGCATTTTCATATTAAGTCTTGGGAATACAACTTTTTGGAAATAAGTCTTAGGAATCAGTGATTGAAGTCAACAAGTTATAAATGAGGACTCAATTTTGATAAGGATTCATGTGATGAATGATAGTGTGGAGGATTGAGGTTGACTAGAATCCTTAATAAGAGATCCCACATGAAATTGTTTCTGTGCCACCATGAAGAATCATCAAACAATGTTATATATTTGCATTGAAGCAAGATCTGAAGAACATTGTTGAGATATTTCTTCTATTCTAAGAGAACCTGGAAGAAGCTATTTCAAAATAATCTGGATGCCCTCATGCTGATAGAATTATGTTATGAAACGCATATTATAGACTTTAATAGCAGATCAAGCAGATTGGGAACGTAAAGGTGCTGATACTGATGGTGTTTGGCTTAAATAATGCCTTTATCATACATTTGTTCAGTTCTCTAGTGTTTTCTCACTTTGATACTTGCCAATTTCAGGTACAGAACGCATGACATGGAAGGAGAAGAAGGACATGAATAACCGCAGAGTAGTCTCCCTTGGTGGAAAGGTAGGAAATACGAATGTGCAAAGCACACAGCTGTAGAGTTGGTTGAATCAATTGTTTTCCGTTCTGACTAAGATTGGGTGAAATGCATCAATGATCGAAGTTTGGGGTACGTTTCACAGAGGTCAGTGAACTTCATTTGCTTTCAATAAAGTAACCGAGCTTCacatttgatttcaataaagtcattccgGACAATGTGTGTACAAAAACTCACTGGAAAGTTGACATGACACAGAAGACAATTGACTACATATACCAACTAAACGCCATGTCGGACATGTATGACTTTATGGCTGAAACGTAGCATGTCTTAAGCCAcacaaaatttataaaatttacatCTTTGTCGTGTGTGGCGCTTAGTTGGCATATATATAGTCAACTGTCTTTTGTGTCACGTCAATTCAATGTGTTTTTACACACAAATGGGCCGGAATGACTATTGAAATCACATGTGAAGTTTATAACCTTTGTGAATCGGATCCCAAACTTGAGTTTTCGTCGATGCAATATACCGAACTAAGATTGTGCTTCTGCATTAGATGTGATCTGAATATTTTAACCTGTTTGTCTTCAACACAGCCTCCAAAGAAACAAGGACTGCCTTTAAGTGTAGCACGTATACAAATGAAGACGCAAAAGGAAAGAGAGGAGAAAATTCTTCAAGAGGTAAAAACAATTTATTCTGGTAGCCTTCAATTGACAACTTGATTCATCTGACTGCACATTCACCACACTTCTCTACATTGCAGAACATGATTCTTGGGAGATTTGGAGGTAAATTTGGTAGCAGTAATAAGAGATCAACCGAGAAGCGGAAACCGGAAGACAGAGTGCTGAAGACAACAGTTGGGTATTTCAAAAATGGTGTACTTGATGTGAAGCATATGTTGAATACAGCCTCATGCAGAGGTGATGATATCAGTAATCACATGGTTGATATAGCAGGGAAGAAGATGTATAAGGGAAAAGGTAAGCAAAACCAGGGAAAGAAGAGAGGTGGTGGCTGTAAGAAACGCCAATGTCTTATTTACctctaaacttgcgtaaaatgacCTGATGACTCTTGGACGTTCTAAAAGTGACATATGGACACTTGAACTTGTTTATAGTGATCTATTTGACCTTTGAACTTGGTTAAAGTGATAATCACTTCGACTTCTCCAATTCTCCCCTGGATCTCTCATGTGGATTACGTTTTCAAAACACGGGGACAGTTGACTTTTGTcgacaagttcaggggctacCGATGTATTAGGGGCCTAAGAAAGGTGAAACAGAACTTTTTGCTGCTGCTGATATTCAATTCCTGGATGTCAAAGGTTGCTGACTAGATTTTTCAGCTTTAGTATCAAATTAGTTAGAATCAAGTATTAACTCTCCATCCCCATATGTTCTTTTTGATTTGTTATATAAAATGGATTCTCAGTAGCGTGGCCATTCGGGTTATCATATCATAATCTTGTTATGTTATTGTATGCTCTATGATTATTTATGGTGGGCATTCGGGTTATCATGTCATAATCTTGTTATGTTATTGTATGCTCTATGATTATTTATGATGTGAATGTAAGAAAAATGATATCGTGTCAATCATATCGTCTCGTACCTAATTTGGAGCACTAACTCAATCCTAAACTAGTGTTAGTTGGTGGATGAAGTTGTTTTCACATATGTTGAGAGAGATTTGGATCTTGCATCATAGCCTTGAATTGAAATTGATAACTTTTGTGATCTCCAAATTGGGGTTAAATCTTCATTTGGGTCTTAAAGTGGAGACCCAGGTTCTGAAAAGCTCAATTCAGCTATCAACCTATGAAGTATAAGAGGTTGATGTACGCTTAACTGATACTTACTTTGGGGATCGTCTTCCCCTACCAATATTTTGGTAGGAGgctgctcctaagactcgaacctgtgacctctcagtcacacaacaacaacgtttaccattGTGTTAAGGCTCGCCTTTTTACTTTTACTCTTTATGTAAAAATATGGGCTCTTGTAGAAGCAAAAGTATGAAACTTCAATTACAATTGGAGGAAATTTACAATGTTTTGATAAATTGAGGCTGAATTGTTTCTTTTTCCAACTTCATTGAACTGTTTTGATACCCGTTCGATTTACTACACGTATGTTTGTTTAGACCAGGGGtccttttctgtttcttggaGCCAGGGAGcctttttgtgtgttttcacgtCATGGgcctttcttttttgttttgtttcttcaattcgtccatttttttttttgaaaagcagtctaaataaataataattattatctcaatatgatttgttattattatagTATTCTATAGtattttatttatgatatttacTAGTTGTATATTCTTTatcatttaatatatattaaatacaaaatttgtttatatatatatagttggatgtatatgttatttttgaactAAAATAGCAATTTAATACTCCCAAAATTACTCGAGTTTACTGAATTAAAGTGGTTCGACCATTCTAGAATGCATGAAATCAAGTGTATATAGTTGGGCCCTTAAATAGATTTGTGAAGGAATGCAAAATTCCAAACGTACTTTGTTGTTTATCACTGTTTCCCATGTTCTTGGTTGCACTGATCATCAGGGGCGGATACAGGGAGGGGCCGGGGGGCCTGGTCTCTCCGGCCGTCGGAATCATCATGATCAGGAGTAGTTTTGGTTCCTCTGTCTCCATAACATTTGACGTTGTAGGGTATTAAATTGGTGATTTGCTTAAATTTTGATTGAGTATTTGATAAATTGAGGATTTGACCTAAAACTTTGATTGAGTATTTAATAAATTGGAGATATAAATTGAAGATtgttatataattaatataaaatcaaCTCATTGAGGTTGTATTTAGTTATCCAATCTGGGGTGGTTCTGACCCATTGTCTCTAAGAAATTTTGATAGGGTGCTGAATTAGCACCCAAAATTCACTCAAGAAGGGCCAAAAGTAGGtcatctctaaatccaaatttctaatttttttttgacatgtTAAGCCCtctttaaatctaaatttctaaatctTTTGGCATGTTAGATCTTTTTTAAATCCATATTTCTAAATTGTTGGCTTATTAGGctcctaaatccaattttttttactggacacgattttttttacatgttaagaattttaaacacaatgtagtttaattttgagaagttttatattagtacttaaaaattgaataaattcgatttagcaaaatttttttttttacacatgTATGTGTAAAATCGGCCTCCCAACTGACCAATCATGTATTCACCACTGCTGATTACATATTAATTGTTACGCAAGCAAGAATTTTAGATTTCGGAATAGGTTTGGCAAAATCTTAgcatttggattttttttttcccaacAGATTACAAAAATCCAAATGATATGTATCACTAtgtgttttttatttgttattgatacATGTAGAGTGGAATAATGAGATTCGTGATTAGAGTTGTTTGTAATATATGACATCAGTCTAACTAGCAAGACTTGTCATTCAAGTTTCAATTGTGTAAATTACATATATGATGTACATGTTTTACCTTATTTcatattttggtgtacaactttaGATTTTGCATATAAAACTATACATCAATTTGATATTTCTGAAAGTTAAAATTGCTAACATAACATGTTGACTggtcaacttttgatttttaaagatattatattactAACGTGACGCATTGATTTGGCGTAAAATATCAAATTCCTTCTAAAGTTACGGGTTGGGATTGCGTTCCTGGTTTTCTAGTTGATGTACTGTCttaatattttgaaaaacataaaatagtatCGTTTCTGCCATTTGGTATACACATTCAAAGatcagtttttttattttatattattggcTTTGTTTTTTCAGGTAAAACAAGAGCAACCAAACATAAGATCTAGATGTCCAATTTGAACGGGTcaacatataaataaataaataaataaaaagaaggTGAGAATAGTGGTTGACTAGAATATAATGCACACatgtaaaaaaacaataatacctaaatgttagttaaagttgagtgacctccaatattaaaaagtgtaaagtttaatggcgttaaaaattgaaattcaatcgtcataatgttaaaatgaataaaattgaatggtcatgatgtaatttacccaaaaaaaaaaaagacaacaaATTTATTTGGCGACAAGAAAAACATGACCCCAAAATGGCAAAAGGAAGAACTAACAAATCCACGTCCTCCACATGCAATTCGTCCTTTTCTCTCGATCCAAAACTTCAATTAATCGAccgttatttaattaattaaggttaatacatcatttgccccctaatttgtccaaaaagtttgattggccctctgaactttcaaagtgttccgatagcctcctgaacttataaaaattattcagttagcccctgaacttacgtaaaacgtaatcaattgagcactcggtcgtaaaaaaataagttaaatgcggaagatgtattccacgtatcttagaatgttattgcataattaaaaaatagattaaaaaggaagttattgcttgctcaactatacaatttgtattctctaatattagaatcgtatattccgattttggtcgttttactttttataagactcgtggaatacatcttctgtatttaacttacttttttacgaccgagtgatcaattgattacgttttacgcaagtttatggtgttaactgaatattttttacaagtttaaggggctatccaaacactttaaaagttcagagggtcaatcaaactttttgaacaagttcaggaacaaataatatattaagccaTTAATTAACTAAAGTAACCATGTGATTGTGATGGGCATTGGGGCCTATGCATATATTTGCCATTTGTTGAATTTTAAAGGGATAAGCATTCTGAGGCtccaattttctttttctttttttccactaaacttcaattttttattaaacacaTTAAGCTGCTAATAAATTTTTTCACATAGGCAACCCGGTTCGGCCCTAGGCCTAACCGGGTGGGCCACGAGTTTCCCGCCTACCCGTTTAGGCAATTTTCAACGAGTTCCGTCTCCGATCCGGAGACGGAACTCGTTCAAATCgaaattcttgaaaaaaaaaactcaaaaaacGAAACTAACCTCTTCATGTGTTTGctgttttccttttttttttttctttcggaGGCATGATTTTGCTTCGTgttgtttttcgggtttttggAAATCCTTTGAGTTTTGAGAGAATTTGAGTTTTTggtaatgaaaaatgaaaagggcataAATGTCCAATAGGGTGCGACGATAAGTAAAATAGAGACAACGTATAGCAGTCcactaaaattattatttatcaaattagtaagttgcCAATGTTTAGGTCTTGACGAGTGTAATGCACCTCCTACAGACATTCATgacatttttttattcttttttattctaGACTTCCCAGAATGATCCGTTTTTAATGATCAATCTGTTTTTAGTGTTTTCTTGGGGTTAACCCtccattataaaaaaaaatgtttaattCAGCTAAAAcaaacattatattttatttatatttgcgttatcttttttacattttaaaataaagtttttatagtttttttttataactatactatatattaaaaaatatttcaatcgcagataaaatgaataacactttgtaaattgaattttatattcaaagtTAACATTTATGTTCATTTTGTATGTTAAGACTAAGGTGTCTTctatagttactttgtttttgacaaagtaccattatttcgtatgttttcaccattggatgatggtattgaaacacatttccacaagattttgatttgacaaaatcatccatgattaagggataactaaatttaagtgctttgattttattatactaatctgtttgttcaatattgagtacaaatatatatatatatatatatatatatatataaagataaggaCAGGACAACgtcagcatgagatgaacagaataagttaagtgaaatgaaggtcagcatagaagcctaaaatATCAAGCTGAGTGAAATTAACCTTAGCACCAAAAGACCAAGTCATAAAAACCCAACACAAAGAGAATAAAGCTCGGCATAAGAAGCCGCGTTAACGTTCGTCTAACAAAGCTGAGTgtatcttcaggacagcatgaaagagtCGTTTGCTAAaggacaatgattaccgcccctctgtaccaataattgaaatATTGGAAATATACAGAAGACatattccgagatgtatgggtcaatggattattggtaaaagacaactggcacaaaaagacaagtctgacgcaagaagacaaagcctgacgcctgaaaaaaaatagaggaagggaatggcctgaacagtctgaagctgaccagaagatgttccctaaaagagctgttttggtgttaacggataaaacaattcaaatgatccatctgcagatttccatctataaaaggacaatcaagaaccttggatcattgccaattaacaaaaaaaagaaaaacacaagagagaagaaacaatttcaaaagcactcaaatagaagaaagatcttacaccaaactttctattccttgtgtaaatgctagagtgattctttgtaatcttctaaagtgttctttactgaaaagagaacaagtgtttatcaattgtaatattgagagtgtcgtgctgagtgcttggttgtaagcattcagtggtagagaaatctaggtgctgggttgtagcacttagtaggagttgagtagacgaatagaggaaggtactcttgcatattcaactgccttgtaatcggtttgtgctctaccgttaaagggctcagtattggattcaaaaagccagtaggactctggggactggacgtaggcagaggccgaaccaggataagtgatactaagtaatctctaaactctctcttaatatatatatatatataaattgcaagtgttgtttgttttatttactcGGTATATAAATTTCCTAAGCTGACtctgagtaaataagtggtgctgagttagaagctgacctccaagagtgtcaattcctaacttacaagaaaacaaccttagtcaacatctgactaaagctgtcttgaaacatatctcaccaagctgccaaaagctgagttcaccaactcataaaaatttataagtcaacttatcaaattaaacacgaaaaagttatattagttcctaaccccactggaactaatcacacgggaccaacagatggagcataaaattaatctaatggtaaaaacacacaaagtaaggcttactttgtaaaaaaacaaagtaagcataacctTTACCTAAATCTACAttaaaaggggggggggggggggggggggggggcaattTGAATTGTATTCCAATTTTAAATAGTCAATAATGAGATTAAGGGTCATTTTAGTTAAACTACTCATATTTACTATTATTGCTAACCGTTTATTGCATGATGAAGCATTTGGACCCAAACCCATTAAACATTTACTCTAAGTAGATACAAGAACAAGCCATGTCGGGTTGATACGGTCAACCAACAAACCTTTTTACGCTAAATAGGCAAGACCATACTCTACCAATGGACAGTGGACATATCGTTCGACTCCACTCCTTCATTTATAGAAGGGACATTATGAGTATTTCACCTGCATCTAACATTTATAAATACAGTACAACTAGGGGTGATAATATTATACACGATCCAATTAAATGATACGAAATCGGTATATAATTTTAGTGTTTTAGTTTAGCTTAATAGGTAATATGTTATTTTTaggttatataaaaaaaattggattgaaTTAAGGTTTATATATTACCTTGAAAATGACACAAAATGATACAAAGATAAACTTCATTCGAAATATACTCCTATTTAAATTGACTTTTTATATTgggaatatataaaaaaattaattagtggATGCAATTAGTACAAGAGTAACATCATCTTTTTATCTAATGGgatgtttgttagaagggatataggaggtgagatagggataaaaaaaacacgaaataagttatctcatgtttgtttgggagatagaagagtgagacggatgaggGATAAGCTTCTTATTAGAAGCTGAGGCGATTCACTAGAAGGAGAGGGCCAAGGCTTTTTAGCTACAGAGTGGAGATCAtaattctaaattttttcacGCTTATGTAAAGGCTCGTAAGCAACAGAACATGATCAAAAGTCTCAGGGATGGGGTGGGTAACATTGCTACAGGTATGTCTGATATTCGTACCATTGTATTAGACTATTTTGTCGATTTGTTTGCAACACCTGTGGAGCCTAGCTATGATTCTGTTAATGTCTTGTCCCCTATTGTCTCGGCTGAGATGAACAATGGGTTAATTGCTCCATTTTCTGATGAGGAGTTTAAGACTGCTATTTTTCATATGCATCCCGATAAATCCCCCGGCCCTGACGGACCAAGTTCGGGATTTTTTCAACATTTTTGGGATGTAATTGGAAGTGATATAGCCACTGCTTGTAGAGGCTATCTTGCCCGTAAGGAATTTCCAGCCAATTCGAATGATACAATTATTGTGCTAATTCCTAAGCTTGATAGGCCTGAGATAATGAAGGATTTTCGCCCTATTTCCCTATGTAATGTGTTGTACAAATTGATCGCCAAGGTCTTGgcaaataggttaaaaaaattcCTACCTGAAATTGTTTCTGACAATCAATCAGCCTTTGTCCCGAGCAGATCTATTACTGATAGTATTATGATAGCTTTTGAGGCTTTGCACCATATTAAAAGGAAGAATAGGGGTAGAGTGGGTGAGGTTGCACTCAAACTTAATGTTAGTAAGGCCTATGATCGGGTCGATTGGGGTTTTTTGCGAGCAGTTTTAGTAAGGCTGGGTTTTGAGAATGTTTGAATTGAATGGATCATGTTATGTGTGACCACTGTTGAATATTCCGTATTGATTAATGGTAGTTTTGTTGGGCCCTTAAATAGATTTGTGAAGGAACGCAAAATTCCAAATGTACGCTACTTTGTACTTTGTTCTCTGTTACTTATtcaattcagtttagtaattaagttattagtattttttataattgttttattattattattagaaccattattatttttataagctgtttattttaattattgctatttttaaagaattgtatttattatttcagtttcaatAGAATTTAGTTCAATCCAGTAGCATTCTGTTCGGATTTTTTCAGTAAAAAACATTGTTACCAGGGGTGGATACAGGGAGGGGTCGGGAGGTCTGGCCTCTTTCAGCCATTGGAACCACCATGGTCAGGGGTAGTTTCGGTCCCTCTGTCTCCATAAAATTTGACGTTGTAGGGTGCTAAATTAGTAATTGGGTATTTGATAAAATGAGGATTTGACCTAAAACTTTGATtgagtatttaataaattagAGATATAAATTGAGGATTGTTATatgattaatataaaattaactcattaagATTGTATTTAATTATCCAATCTAGGGTACggctgtaaacgagccgagctttggcctgctcgaGCTTAGCTCGGCAGTTTttttatcgagccgagctttgagcTCGGTTCGAGCTCAATTTTCTGTTCGAGCTCGGCTTGTTTAGCATCTCGATTGTTCACGAGCCGATCTCGTTTATTGAGCTCACGAGCTTGCTCACGAACAGctcgttttatttattcaaGAGCAACTCATTCGTTATGCTAGTGAGCTGAGCAGCTCGTTTATTTTTCTATGAAAAGCTCATTTCTTGTCCTCGTGACCTTTGATCACAagtaactcatttgttttgctCACGAACGAACTCGTTTATGTTGTCCAcgaacaaaataatatcaaattcgaTACATCAAATAATATTAATTGTATACACATAAGACATCCTTCAGTCGAGCTTGCTCGCGAGTTTTCGAATCAAGCTTGCTTGCGAGTTTTCGAGTTGAGCTTGCTCACGAgttttcgagccgagctttggtctgctgaagctcggctcgtttacaaaccaATCCTGAAAATCATGCTCGTGAGCGGCTCATTAaataatcgagccgagccgagtcGCTCATGAGCTACTCGATTTATTTACAACCCTAATCTAGGGTGGTTTTGTTTGATGGGGTGCTGAATTAGC
The sequence above is drawn from the Euphorbia lathyris chromosome 6, ddEupLath1.1, whole genome shotgun sequence genome and encodes:
- the LOC136231989 gene encoding uncharacterized protein isoform X2 is translated as MTWKEKKDMNNRRVVSLGGKPPKKQGLPLSVARIQMKTQKEREEKILQENMILGRFGGKFGSSNKRSTEKRKPEDRVLKTTVGYFKNGVLDVKHMLNTASCRGDDISNHMVDIAGKKMYKGKGKQNQGKKRGGGCKKRQCLIYL
- the LOC136231989 gene encoding uncharacterized protein isoform X1 produces the protein MKKRNQTNAMDSKDHEWSFKNIMKDIENFGTERMTWKEKKDMNNRRVVSLGGKPPKKQGLPLSVARIQMKTQKEREEKILQENMILGRFGGKFGSSNKRSTEKRKPEDRVLKTTVGYFKNGVLDVKHMLNTASCRGDDISNHMVDIAGKKMYKGKGKQNQGKKRGGGCKKRQCLIYL